In a genomic window of Streptomyces katrae:
- a CDS encoding CPBP family intramembrane glutamic endopeptidase: MRAEPEPVVVELREDGRRGVLRTETLLVLALSLGASGVSALISFIGSLTKPGGLKDQAATLNGSYAPGRPWLDLAWQLFGIATALVPVLLVAHLLTREGAPGLRVLGFDRTRPGPDLARGALVAAGIGSAGLAFYLAARATGFNLTVVPEALPDVWWKFPVLVLSAVQNSVVEEVIVLAYLLRRLGQLGWSPTAALLASSLLRGSYHLYQGIGGFLGNVVMGVVFVLAYRRWGRVGPLVAAHALLDIVAFGGYALLAGKVGWLPTP, from the coding sequence GTGCGGGCGGAGCCGGAGCCGGTGGTCGTGGAGCTGCGCGAGGACGGGCGGCGCGGTGTCCTGCGCACCGAGACGCTGCTCGTGCTCGCGCTCTCGCTGGGCGCGAGCGGCGTCTCGGCGCTGATCAGCTTCATCGGCTCGCTCACCAAGCCCGGCGGCCTCAAGGACCAGGCCGCCACCCTCAACGGCTCCTACGCCCCCGGGCGGCCCTGGCTCGACCTGGCCTGGCAGCTGTTCGGGATCGCCACCGCCCTGGTGCCGGTGCTGCTCGTCGCGCACCTGCTGACCCGCGAGGGCGCTCCCGGGCTGCGGGTGCTGGGCTTCGACCGCACCCGCCCCGGCCCGGACCTGGCCCGGGGCGCGCTGGTGGCCGCCGGGATCGGGAGCGCCGGGCTCGCCTTCTACCTGGCGGCCCGCGCCACCGGGTTCAACCTGACGGTGGTGCCCGAGGCGCTGCCCGACGTGTGGTGGAAGTTCCCGGTGCTGGTCCTGTCCGCGGTGCAGAACTCCGTGGTGGAGGAGGTCATCGTGCTGGCCTACCTGCTGCGCCGGCTCGGCCAGCTGGGATGGTCGCCGACGGCCGCGCTGCTGGCCAGCTCCCTGCTGCGCGGCTCGTACCACCTCTACCAGGGCATCGGCGGGTTCCTCGGCAACGTCGTGATGGGCGTGGTCTTCGTCCTCGCCTACCGGCGCTGGGGCCGGGTGGGGCCGCTGGTCGCCGCGCACGCGCTGCTCGACATCGTGGCCTTCGGCGGGTACGCGCTGCTCGCCGGCAAGGTCGGCTGGCTGCCCACCCCTTAG
- a CDS encoding PhzF family phenazine biosynthesis protein, which translates to MRLRIIDAFTDRPFHGNPAGVLLLDGPFPPDAWLQQVAAEVNLSETAFAHPLPPGGDADWALRWFTPVAEVDMCGHATLATAHALATSGLAKGLIRFTARCGVLTAEVAEDGTITMDFPTSSLTPVGPEPEIARALGAAISSVHDTSAHIGDLLVELADERTVRELAPDFAALRGHSRRGVIVTAPAEDPALGYDFVSRGFFPALGIDEDPVTGSAHTALAPFWAARTGRTEMTGLQGGARRGLVRVRLEGERTLLTGHAVTVIDGELHASP; encoded by the coding sequence ATGCGCCTGCGAATCATCGACGCCTTCACCGACCGCCCCTTCCACGGCAACCCCGCCGGAGTCCTCCTCCTCGACGGCCCCTTCCCCCCGGACGCCTGGCTCCAGCAGGTCGCCGCGGAGGTCAACCTCTCCGAGACCGCCTTCGCCCACCCGCTGCCGCCCGGCGGGGACGCCGACTGGGCGCTGCGCTGGTTCACCCCGGTCGCCGAGGTCGACATGTGCGGCCACGCCACCCTCGCCACCGCCCACGCCCTGGCCACGAGCGGCCTGGCCAAGGGACTGATCCGGTTCACCGCCCGCTGCGGCGTCCTCACGGCCGAGGTCGCCGAGGACGGCACCATCACCATGGACTTCCCGACCTCCTCCCTCACCCCGGTCGGACCCGAGCCGGAGATCGCCCGGGCGCTCGGCGCCGCGATCAGCTCGGTCCACGACACCTCCGCGCACATCGGCGACCTGCTGGTCGAGCTGGCCGACGAGCGGACCGTACGGGAGCTCGCCCCCGACTTCGCGGCCCTGCGCGGCCACTCCCGCCGCGGGGTGATCGTCACCGCCCCCGCCGAGGACCCCGCCCTCGGCTACGACTTCGTCAGCCGCGGGTTCTTCCCCGCCCTCGGCATCGACGAGGACCCGGTCACGGGCAGCGCGCACACGGCCCTGGCCCCGTTCTGGGCGGCCCGCACGGGCCGCACCGAGATGACCGGCCTGCAGGGCGGGGCGCGCCGGGGCCTGGTCCGGGTCCGGCTCGAAGGCGAGCGCACCCTGCTGACCGGCCACGCGGTCACCGTCATCGACGGCGAGCTGCACGCCTCCCCGTGA
- a CDS encoding SRPBCC family protein, translated as MAEVTAESRIEAPAAKLWAQLTDWGAYGQWSMTHTDFPKGGPETLAVGATFTENMKMMGFPAEVLWTVSELEDQRLFAITGKGPMGVAVLTRYTLTPDGTATKVRIDGEFTGAAVSLMAGKLKDSATAALNESLRRLATLVV; from the coding sequence ATGGCTGAAGTCACCGCGGAATCACGCATCGAGGCGCCCGCCGCGAAGCTCTGGGCCCAGCTGACCGACTGGGGCGCGTACGGGCAGTGGAGCATGACCCACACCGACTTCCCCAAGGGCGGCCCCGAGACCCTCGCGGTCGGCGCCACCTTCACCGAGAACATGAAGATGATGGGCTTCCCCGCCGAGGTCCTCTGGACGGTCTCGGAGCTGGAGGACCAGCGCCTGTTCGCCATCACGGGCAAGGGGCCGATGGGGGTCGCCGTCCTGACCCGGTACACCCTGACCCCCGACGGCACGGCCACGAAGGTCCGCATCGACGGCGAGTTCACCGGCGCCGCCGTGTCCCTCATGGCGGGCAAGCTGAAGGACTCGGCCACGGCCGCGCTGAACGAGTCGCTGCGCCGGCTCGCCACCCTGGTCGTCTGA
- a CDS encoding PadR family transcriptional regulator, which translates to MRSRGQHDHGHEHGRGHGHCGPDRREEFRGLRAAFGPFGPGFGGGPFGGRGGRGGPRGRARRGDVRASILALLADRPMHGYEMIQEIGERSGGAWKPSPGSVYPTLQLLEDEGLISSASEGGKKLFTLTDAGRGEAESGPDAPWADAGRGFDFEAMHEIRAAGVGLMEAFGQVFKTGTPEQREKALAVVNDARKKLYLILADEH; encoded by the coding sequence ATGCGTTCACGCGGACAGCACGACCACGGGCATGAGCACGGACGGGGTCACGGCCACTGCGGGCCGGACCGTCGGGAGGAGTTCAGGGGGCTGCGCGCCGCCTTCGGGCCGTTCGGGCCCGGCTTCGGTGGCGGGCCCTTCGGTGGAAGGGGCGGGCGGGGCGGACCGCGCGGGCGGGCGCGGCGCGGTGACGTGCGCGCCTCCATCCTGGCGCTGCTCGCCGACCGGCCCATGCACGGCTACGAGATGATCCAGGAGATCGGCGAGCGCAGCGGCGGGGCGTGGAAGCCCAGCCCGGGCTCGGTCTACCCGACCCTGCAGCTGCTCGAGGACGAGGGGCTGATCAGCAGCGCGAGCGAGGGCGGCAAGAAGCTGTTCACGCTCACCGACGCCGGCCGCGGCGAGGCCGAGTCGGGCCCGGACGCCCCCTGGGCGGACGCCGGGCGCGGCTTCGACTTCGAGGCGATGCACGAGATCCGTGCCGCCGGCGTCGGTCTGATGGAAGCCTTCGGGCAGGTCTTCAAGACCGGCACGCCCGAGCAGCGCGAGAAGGCCCTCGCGGTCGTCAACGACGCCCGCAAGAAGCTGTACCTGATCCTGGCCGACGAGCACTGA
- a CDS encoding DMT family transporter, with product MSNHSPATGRSLLYLVVAGVAWGTAGAAASLLFLASDLGPLALSFWRSAGGLVVLLGVLAVRRPARVSRGRRTPVLSLIGTGLMFTLFQAAYFGAVRETGLAVGTVVTLGAGPVLIALGARYWMGERLGWGGAAAVGGALGGLAVLVLGSGGGEVRPLGVGWALLSAAGYAGMTLRARWLGRRGAGGDPLVTTAWSVGVGTVCLLPLAAVEGLLPHTAEPVRVAGLLVYVAVVPTALAYALYFTGAAVVRAATVSVIMLIEPVSAAVIAVVVLGERLTGAVVLGTVLLLSAVGALIVAEARRPAGGVDRPADRRAREAQSALT from the coding sequence GTGTCGAACCACTCGCCCGCCACCGGGCGCAGCCTGCTCTACCTCGTCGTCGCCGGAGTCGCCTGGGGCACCGCCGGGGCGGCGGCCTCCCTCCTCTTCCTGGCCAGTGACCTCGGTCCGCTCGCCCTGTCCTTCTGGCGCAGCGCCGGCGGGCTGGTGGTGCTGCTCGGGGTGCTGGCCGTACGCCGTCCCGCGCGAGTGTCGCGCGGGCGGCGGACCCCGGTCCTCTCGCTGATCGGGACCGGTCTGATGTTCACCCTCTTCCAGGCCGCCTACTTCGGGGCGGTGCGTGAAACCGGCCTGGCCGTCGGCACCGTGGTCACGCTGGGCGCGGGGCCCGTGCTGATCGCGCTGGGCGCGCGGTACTGGATGGGCGAGCGGCTCGGCTGGGGTGGAGCGGCCGCCGTCGGCGGTGCCCTGGGCGGGCTCGCGGTCCTGGTGCTGGGTTCCGGGGGCGGCGAGGTGAGGCCGCTGGGGGTCGGCTGGGCCCTGCTGTCCGCTGCCGGGTATGCGGGGATGACGCTGCGGGCGCGGTGGCTCGGGCGGCGCGGGGCGGGCGGGGACCCGCTGGTGACGACCGCCTGGTCGGTGGGGGTGGGCACGGTGTGCCTGCTGCCGCTCGCCGCGGTGGAGGGGCTGCTGCCGCACACCGCCGAGCCGGTGCGGGTGGCCGGGCTGCTGGTGTACGTGGCCGTGGTGCCCACGGCCCTGGCGTACGCCCTGTACTTCACCGGGGCCGCGGTGGTACGGGCCGCGACCGTGTCGGTGATCATGCTGATCGAGCCGGTGAGCGCGGCCGTCATCGCCGTCGTGGTGCTGGGGGAGCGGCTGACCGGCGCCGTGGTGCTGGGCACCGTACTGCTGCTGTCGGCGGTGGGCGCGCTGATCGTGGCGGAGGCGCGCCGCCCCGCGGGCGGGGTGGACCGGCCCGCGGACCGGCGCGCCCGTGAGGCTCAGAGCGCGCTGACGTAG
- a CDS encoding EamA family transporter translates to MQASGKNAGLGLALVSAVAFGGSGVAAKPLIEAGLDPLHMVWLRVAGAALVLSPLAWRHRALVRRRPLLLAGFGLVAVAGVQAFYFASLSRIPVGVALLLEYLGPALLLGWIRFVQRKPVTRAAAAGAAVAVAGLACVVEIWAGLSLDPLGVLLGLAAACCQAFYFVFADQGTDGEDVPDPMGVIAYGMIVGALVMTVLARPWQMDWQVLGGYAALGDLRVPALVLLGWVVLVATVAAYLTGVVSVRMLSPQVAGVVANLEAVVATVLAWVLLHEHLSTWQMAGGALVLGGAFIAQSSRPAPVVAGESVLPEAGAGAGAAAEPDAEPERASA, encoded by the coding sequence ATGCAAGCGTCAGGGAAGAACGCCGGACTGGGCCTCGCCCTCGTCTCGGCGGTTGCGTTCGGTGGTTCCGGCGTCGCGGCGAAGCCGCTGATCGAGGCGGGTCTGGACCCGCTCCACATGGTGTGGCTGCGGGTGGCGGGGGCGGCGCTGGTGCTCTCCCCCCTGGCCTGGCGGCACCGCGCCCTGGTACGGCGGCGGCCCCTGCTGCTGGCCGGCTTCGGGCTGGTGGCCGTCGCGGGTGTGCAGGCCTTCTACTTCGCCTCCCTGTCGCGGATCCCGGTCGGCGTGGCCCTGCTCCTGGAATACCTCGGTCCGGCGCTGCTGCTCGGCTGGATCCGCTTCGTGCAGCGCAAGCCGGTGACCCGGGCGGCCGCGGCCGGCGCGGCGGTGGCCGTGGCGGGGCTGGCCTGCGTGGTCGAGATCTGGGCCGGGCTGAGCCTGGACCCGCTCGGGGTGCTCCTCGGCCTCGCCGCCGCCTGCTGCCAGGCCTTCTACTTCGTCTTCGCCGACCAGGGCACCGACGGCGAGGACGTGCCCGACCCGATGGGCGTGATCGCGTACGGCATGATCGTCGGCGCCCTGGTGATGACCGTGCTGGCCCGCCCCTGGCAGATGGACTGGCAGGTGCTGGGCGGGTACGCGGCGCTCGGGGACCTGCGGGTGCCGGCCCTGGTGCTGCTCGGCTGGGTGGTGCTGGTCGCCACCGTGGCCGCGTACCTGACCGGTGTGGTCTCGGTGCGCATGCTCTCGCCGCAGGTCGCGGGCGTGGTGGCCAATCTCGAGGCCGTCGTCGCCACCGTGCTGGCCTGGGTGCTGCTGCACGAGCACCTTTCGACCTGGCAGATGGCCGGCGGGGCGCTGGTGCTGGGCGGTGCCTTCATCGCGCAGTCCTCGCGGCCGGCCCCGGTGGTGGCGGGGGAATCCGTTCTGCCGGAGGCCGGGGCGGGGGCCGGGGCCGCGGCCGAGCCGGACGCCGAGCCCGAGAGGGCGAGCGCGTAG
- a CDS encoding glutamate-cysteine ligase family protein — MGEKVVAGGFDLSDRHRYRRKLHECLEGLERLLAEKRFDRPKNMMGLEIELNLAGADGLPRMVNAQVLERIASPDFQTELGMFNLEVNVLPHRLDGRVFDRLAEELSAGLHYAHRQAAEIDAGVVMIGILPTITRADLALANLSAVDRYSLLNEQILMMRGEDFRLDIEGVERLTWSTGSIVPEAACTSVQLHLQVTPARFSDVWNAAQAVTAVQIAVGANSPFLFGRELWRESRPPLFTQATDTRPPELQAQGVRPRTWFGEKWVDSAYELFAENVRFFPALLPICDEEEPLRVLAEGGVPSLQELVLHNGTVYRWNRPVYGVADGTPHLRVENRVLPAGPTVADVVANAAFYYGLVRSLADEQRPVWTRLSFAEAEANFDAACRYGIDARIRWPRRGRSGGLASVPAVRLVLDELLPMAAAGLDAWGIEPADRDLYLGIVEERCRRRVNGATWQVDTYHRALAGGLDRDAALAATTRRYSQLMHRGDPVHTWPVGLEDQEVDAPAAARR; from the coding sequence ATGGGGGAGAAGGTCGTGGCAGGCGGATTCGACCTGTCCGATCGGCATCGGTATCGGAGGAAGCTTCACGAGTGCCTGGAGGGGCTGGAGCGGCTTCTGGCGGAGAAGAGGTTCGACCGCCCCAAGAACATGATGGGACTGGAGATCGAGCTGAATCTCGCGGGTGCCGACGGTTTGCCGCGCATGGTGAATGCGCAGGTACTGGAGCGGATAGCGAGCCCGGATTTCCAGACCGAACTCGGAATGTTCAACCTGGAGGTGAACGTACTTCCGCACCGGCTCGACGGCCGGGTATTCGACCGCCTCGCGGAAGAGCTCAGCGCGGGACTGCACTACGCCCACCGGCAGGCCGCCGAGATCGACGCCGGGGTGGTGATGATCGGCATCCTGCCGACGATCACCCGCGCCGACCTGGCCCTGGCCAACCTGTCCGCCGTGGACCGCTACTCGCTGCTCAACGAGCAGATCCTGATGATGCGCGGCGAGGACTTCCGGCTGGACATCGAGGGGGTCGAGCGGCTGACCTGGAGCACCGGGTCGATCGTCCCGGAGGCCGCCTGCACCTCCGTGCAGCTGCACCTCCAGGTCACCCCGGCACGGTTCTCGGACGTGTGGAACGCCGCCCAGGCCGTGACCGCCGTCCAGATAGCGGTGGGGGCCAACTCCCCCTTCCTGTTCGGGCGCGAGCTGTGGCGCGAGTCGCGGCCGCCGCTCTTCACGCAGGCCACCGACACCCGGCCGCCCGAGCTCCAGGCCCAGGGGGTGCGGCCGCGCACCTGGTTCGGGGAGAAGTGGGTGGACTCGGCGTACGAGCTCTTCGCCGAGAACGTCCGCTTCTTCCCCGCCCTGCTGCCCATCTGCGACGAGGAGGAGCCGCTGCGGGTGCTCGCCGAGGGCGGGGTGCCCAGCCTCCAGGAGCTGGTGCTGCACAACGGCACGGTCTACCGGTGGAACCGGCCCGTCTACGGGGTCGCGGACGGGACGCCGCACCTGCGGGTGGAGAACCGGGTGCTGCCGGCCGGGCCCACCGTCGCCGACGTCGTGGCCAACGCGGCCTTCTACTACGGGCTGGTGCGCAGCCTTGCGGACGAGCAGCGTCCGGTGTGGACCCGGCTGTCCTTCGCGGAGGCGGAGGCCAACTTCGACGCCGCCTGCCGGTACGGGATCGACGCGCGGATCCGCTGGCCCCGCAGGGGGCGCTCGGGCGGACTGGCGAGCGTGCCTGCGGTGCGGCTGGTGCTGGACGAGCTGCTGCCGATGGCGGCGGCCGGGCTGGACGCCTGGGGCATCGAGCCCGCCGACCGGGACCTGTACCTGGGGATCGTCGAGGAGCGGTGCCGGCGCCGGGTGAACGGGGCGACCTGGCAGGTGGACACCTACCACCGCGCGCTCGCGGGCGGACTGGACCGTGACGCGGCCCTGGCGGCCACCACCCGCCGCTACAGCCAGCTGATGCACCGCGGCGACCCCGTGCACACCTGGCCGGTGGGGCTGGAGGACCAGGAGGTGGACGCGCCCGCGGCCGCCCGCCGCTGA
- a CDS encoding DUF5999 family protein: protein MCQHQPACPSSESADREAARPVANHPEQGWSLLCNGVLLFEDTGELLPDGKIIAPHRPLAAA, encoded by the coding sequence ATGTGCCAGCACCAGCCTGCCTGCCCGTCATCAGAGTCCGCCGACCGGGAGGCCGCGCGCCCGGTGGCCAACCATCCGGAACAGGGCTGGAGCCTGCTGTGCAACGGCGTCCTGCTCTTCGAGGACACCGGTGAGCTGCTGCCGGACGGCAAGATCATCGCTCCGCACCGCCCGCTCGCGGCGGCCTGA
- a CDS encoding DUF2625 family protein, whose translation MREIDELVHVDDPAWPELREMLSAGAVPVQVLPADVDEGRRCLLQMQVTARSMLGALALNTGGLLVDSGWVRVFGGGSVTGGGLPSLAQVNRFPADFDPVWHPAAGLVVGHDVVGGVFALNGGDPAAAGRPGAPGQMTYFAPDTLEWEAMEMGHSGWVSWLLSGRLETFYDGLRWPGWREEAAALAFPQGISVYPFLWSAQAQADLAATSRRPVPMREVIGVAADFARQMGPSDPGFLGDV comes from the coding sequence GTGCGCGAGATCGACGAGTTGGTCCATGTGGATGATCCGGCGTGGCCGGAGCTTCGGGAGATGCTTTCGGCGGGCGCCGTGCCCGTTCAGGTGCTCCCTGCCGACGTTGACGAGGGTCGTCGATGCCTTCTGCAGATGCAGGTCACGGCGCGATCGATGCTGGGTGCTCTGGCGTTGAACACCGGCGGTCTGCTCGTGGACAGCGGATGGGTGCGTGTGTTCGGCGGGGGTTCGGTCACGGGTGGGGGGCTCCCGAGTCTGGCGCAGGTCAACCGTTTCCCCGCAGACTTCGATCCGGTCTGGCACCCCGCGGCAGGCCTGGTCGTCGGCCACGACGTCGTCGGCGGGGTCTTCGCGCTGAACGGTGGCGATCCTGCGGCTGCGGGCCGGCCTGGGGCCCCTGGTCAGATGACGTACTTCGCTCCCGACACTCTTGAGTGGGAAGCGATGGAAATGGGCCACTCCGGGTGGGTCTCCTGGCTGCTCTCGGGCCGGTTGGAGACGTTCTATGACGGGCTGCGGTGGCCAGGCTGGCGTGAGGAAGCCGCGGCCCTGGCGTTCCCGCAGGGCATCTCTGTGTATCCGTTCCTGTGGTCCGCGCAGGCCCAAGCCGATCTCGCGGCGACGAGTCGGCGGCCTGTGCCGATGCGCGAGGTCATCGGAGTGGCTGCGGACTTCGCCCGGCAGATGGGGCCGTCCGATCCTGGGTTCCTCGGCGACGTGTAA